GCCCCTGAGCTTGGAGGACCCCGCGCGGATACAGCCGGACGCCAATTAGATCACTCGGGACGATTTTAGATCATGCCGAAGCATTGCGGCGTTAAGGGCCCAGATCGACAGAGCTGGCTGGATTGAAGCTGGACGCCGTGGAGACCAGACCCAGCTTGCTTCACCGTCATTCTATCCAGGTATGACGACCAATGTGTACCGGGACAGTGGGCGCGCTGGCGCTTGGACGTTATGAACGGGACGGGGAGAGGGTCCCCGCGTCACGGTGAGGCACAGCCCACTCGGGGTACCAGAACAACAAGACGCACCAGCACACCGTAGCTGGGATGATAGAAATGTCTAGACAGGACTCAAGCAAATATGCCTTTATACCTGCTCATTTTATTCGCGACGACTTCACTTTAGTCTCATTTTGGTCTCCCTATGCATCTCCCCTCTTCTCCAGGGATGCAGAATCTCGTAAACCCGCGATAATTCCATGACTTCACAGCTATCCCCCGCCACGCCATCCCCACGAGGTATTAGCAAGTTGTGGCAATCCCCTCAAACTCCCGGCAAAGACGGCATCTCCAGTTCCCTCGTCAATGCCAGCTGAAACCCTCCATCTTTCACAGCCCATCATTGCGTTGATTGATGATTACGTCCTCCAGTGGAGTTCAAGCGCGCCGCTTATCCGAGCTTGCACGGCATCGATTGCCGAAGTGGCCCTTGTGTTATGAGCCGTGAGATCCGATGAGCTTGACATCAGCCACTACTGGCTCGCACACCGTCATGGCTTGAAACTTGCTAGAAGCAGCTTGTGCAATGCGGCTTGTTTCCAAGTTTAGAATAGAGTAGAGTGTCGTGGTCTAGGTAGAAGACCCCTGGACCCCTCAAGGTATAAAGTTTGAGCTTTTCTGTGTGCATCAATCCTTATTCAAACATCCTACATCTTTATCACTTATTCACTACATCAAATACATTACTCACAATGGGTTGGTTCGATAGTAAGTTCTCCTGAGCAGTAGATACTCAGATCCTTACTAATCGACTTGTTAGACAACACCGAGGTCGTTGAAAACTTCAACGAGTACAATCAAAACTCTGAGAACAGGGAGCATCACGCCAAGCTCTCCCACGAGATCATCGGCGGTGCTGCTGCCTATGAAGCTGCCAAGGCATACGAGGAGCATGTAGCTAGAAACGGTAAGCTCAACTCACCTTCTCGTTGAGACTTGTTACTAACAGTTTATCAGGCAAGCCCGACAGCCATGCACAGGCCAAGGAGTTCATTGCCGGAGCTGTTGGTGCTTTTGTTGACAGAGAGTTTGAGACCAAGGGTCTTGACTTCTTCGATAGGGAGGAGGCTAAGCGTCATGGTGAACGCAAGGCGCACAgggagcttgaggagcagTACTAGATCTGTACTAGAGTTTCTTGTTAGCAAATCAATATAATGAATGATGAACTATACATGGACCAATGTTCGCTGTCGCCGTGCGAGATTTGGGATATATATGCTTAGTTTTGTTTTAGGATTAGTAACTGCATCTATAGTTTCTCTATTTACATGCTTGCTGCAAAACTAAGACTGACtagaatatataataatttaatacATAGTCCTTTGACGTCATATATACACATGTACAATAGTGGGACAGGATTTGCGCAGCACCCTCTCGTTCAACTACTACTAGTCTCGATGCTACATAACACCAACACGGTATCGACCAATTGAGATATTGTGCCATCAGTCGGCGATGGAAGGTTCCTGACTAACTCGCCGCACTAAATAACGAGATTGGGTCCCCTGTAGATAGATATTCTAAATTAGCCTCTTCCTAGGTGCCTGGTTGGATATATCTACAAGGAAAGATCTGATATCTTGCAAAGCAGCATTGTTGGCCAAGTGAGCAAAGTGTAAGCCCCTAACACTTGCCTTAGGTGCTACtgaattttataagttatatgGTGTTATTTCGCGCATCAGGCTGCCGGAACATCGAAGTCTATCCAGCTCATAACACGGGATAGAGATAAAAAAAGATACTGGTCaatatttaattatactGAATCTCTGACAGACTTCAGTTCTCAAGTTCCCAGCTattcttctcagcaagaGCCGTCTGCGCAGCTTTCCAACCAAtctccttggcagcctcgGCATCAATAAAATCCAACCCTCGAGTCTCGATTTCTCGATACACCCAGGCACTTACAAACCCCTAAATAAGCGTGTTTGCAGAATTCTTATCCCCTGGCTCGCCTATTAACCTATTAGCAGGAAAGATTTCGTTTTATGAAGGCCCGAGTTATGCTTACCCATATCCTCGCAGTGCCGCTCATAACCCTCGATGCTGCATAGGCAGCAGCGTCGCCGATGATTTGGTTTGTCCACTCAACTTCGTGAGGACGCTGGGTAGCTTCCTCGTAGGCGGCATATTGGGCAGTTTCGTCTGTGAGATTGGTTAGGTGGGTATTATGGAAGAGCGAGAAGGAAGTTTACTGCTGAATAATAATGACATTTTGTAGGTTCTTGAAAGTGTAGATTGACGTGAGATAGATGTTTTGGGAAATATCACGCAGGGCAAACTCGAACCTTATACCTCGGGGGTTCAAGGACAATCTCAATGGATTGATTATCATCAAGGTGTACTGTAgatgatcaacatcaatttAAGGCAAGGGATCTTGAGATCTGCACACTAAATAGACCTAATTGTCCAAGAGCATACGGCTAGCCAATCGGACCCCTCAGTCGTCTTTTCAGCTGCGCCCAAATTTGTTGGCAGTCGTCACATCTGTGCATTGGCGCTTCCAAGTCTCAGCCTCTCAAACCGTTCCAAGGCTTCGACTCGCCTATTTACGAGCTACATAGATGAGATAAACACAGGGCATAACTGCCAAAGACTTAGGCTTCGTGTTTTGCGAAATTGGGGGGGGGGTTTAAATGTTCTATCAATCCGAGGTGTTTTATTGTCACTTTCGTCTGTGAATAAGGTTCAAGGCAGGCCTGGAAGGTACTGTTCAAGTATATATCATCTGTAACCAACAACTGCGGCCAACGGCTCTTCTTTAACTTAGTCAATTAAGTACAACAGAGAGGGATATCTTTAGGTTCCCGGTTCTTCAGATTCTAGATTTGCTTAATACGAAGTCACTTATGATCTCTGCAACCTTCTCTGGCGCCTCTAGCAGGGCCAAATGTCCAACTTCTTCCAGGACAAGGAACTTGACGAAGGGAATGTTACCAGAGACCTCTGCCTTGATACGGGTTACAGGTTCGACTTGATCCTTGCCTCCAGCAATAATAACCGTTGGTACcgagatcttcttggccagctCCAGAATATTTTCATTCATGGCATATCGTGGCCATGCCGCTGTAGCAGATGGACTGCCCTTTATCATATCCTCCACGATTCTTTCGATGATACCGTCAGGCAAGGACTTTGCGGTAAGAACATTCCGGACAACAAACTCAGCGTTCTGCTCGTTATCGTAGGCGCTGATTTGCTGATCTCGCATCTCCTTGGGCAGCATTAAAGGCGTTGGCGGCGCTGGACAGAGCAGGACGAGACCTGCAAGGCCGTTAACAAGATTTCGCCCAGCGATGGCTTGAGCGACCTTGGCGCCCATAGAGTGTCCGACGATGATGTATTTCTGAAGGTTCAGTCGCGTGATGACGTTTTCGACATCCTGTGCAAGTCTGAGAATGGAATATTCGGTCTCGTCTGCGGGACCAGTAGAGCTACCCCATCCGCGAAAGTCAATCCGGGCAGTTGGAAAGGTATGTGCAATTAGGTGATTGACGGGTGACCAGGTCCTGGAGGATCCTCCCCAGAAATGAAGAAAGACAATGGTTGGATAGTCTTGAGATTGCACCTGAGGAAATGATTGCTCGACGTGAAGGTGAAC
Above is a window of Fusarium oxysporum Fo47 chromosome XII, complete sequence DNA encoding:
- a CDS encoding Alpha/Beta hydrolase protein, which encodes MSFVSTTKRIQLQDDVHLHVEQSFPQVQSQDYPTIVFLHFWGGSSRTWSPVNHLIAHTFPTARIDFRGWGSSTGPADETEYSILRLAQDVENVITRLNLQKYIIVGHSMGAKVAQAIAGRNLVNGLAGLVLLCPAPPTPLMLPKEMRDQQISAYDNEQNAEFVVRNVLTAKSLPDGIIERIVEDMIKGSPSATAAWPRYAMNENILELAKKISVPTVIIAGGKDQVEPVTRIKAEVSGNIPFVKFLVLEEVGHLALLEAPEKVAEIINETAQYAAYEEATQRPHEVEWTNQIIGDAAAYAASRVMSGTARIWGFVSAWVYREIETRGLDFIDAEAAKEIGWKAAQTALAEKNSWELEN
- a CDS encoding uncharacterized protein (of unknown function-domain containing protein) — protein: MGWFDNNTEVVENFNEYNQNSENREHHAKLSHEIIGGAAAYEAAKAYEEHVARNGKPDSHAQAKEFIAGAVGAFVDREFETKGLDFFDREEAKRHGERKAHRELEEQY